A stretch of Cucumis sativus cultivar 9930 chromosome 2, Cucumber_9930_V3, whole genome shotgun sequence DNA encodes these proteins:
- the LOC101209555 gene encoding uncharacterized protein LOC101209555, with protein MFNFEDELIIQPGISWLIWIQLLVILLIFFLCCLTIFAFDFSKSNTTDFNSTAAIASSSSPTRFLSHSTHSGKNILPNPNIRIGPNPPRNAQVTNDQSTRGEITSSTSRRITQVGEGTVIGGEVSQETKLDLHPCSYFRLAKSAFLRCLGLDSSTDNSISDERQRNESRKSKES; from the exons ATGTTCAATTTTGAAGATGAACTCATAATTCAACCAGGAATTTCATGGTTAATCTGGATTCAGCTTCTTGTTATTCtcctcatcttcttcctttgttgTCTTACAATCTTCGCTTTCGATTTCTCCAAATCCAATACTACTGATTTCAACTCCACTGCCGCCATTGCCTCCTCCTCTTCCCCTACTCGCTTCCTTTCTCATTCTACTCACAGCGGGAAGAACATTCTTCCTAACCCCAACATCAGAATTGGCCCTAATCCACCGCGTAATGCGCAG GTTACTAACGATCAAAGCACGAGAGGGGAGATAACAAGTAGTACGAGCAGGAGAATCACACAAGTGGGAGAAGGCACTGTAATAGGAGGAGAAGTCTCTCAAGAAACCAAGTTAGATCTTCATCCTTGTAGTTATTTCAGGCTTGCTAAATCAGCTTTTCTCAGATGCCTGGGGTTGGACTCTTCAACTGACAACTCAATCTCAGATGAAAGACAAAGAAATGAATCAAGAAAATCCAAAGAAAGTTGA